A single region of the Ctenopharyngodon idella isolate HZGC_01 chromosome 21, HZGC01, whole genome shotgun sequence genome encodes:
- the slc22a4 gene encoding solute carrier family 22 member 4 isoform X2, producing MMTSISKAQDFSVHDPFNVYRLKVNYLNYWRLPKVCPKDLCWAPFNDYLHNLDYDIQDANLHLKWDLTCENEYKGPLTSSIYFFGVLVGTFLSGQMSDRYGRRPILFAMMAMQTVTILIQMFSPSWEIFTAIYFFVGFSGFSNYVVAYVLGCEILSPASRVVFGSLGIFMGSGIGQMFFPLAAYFIRSWRWLVLTNALTGLLYVPLWWFIPESPRWLLSQGRIEEAEAILRLAAKKNKVTAPEVIFTSSEIEEAAKMRKKKHNILDILRNCNAVLTIMICSLLWMVITMSYYALILNTTNLHGNPYLNYFLSAVVEVPAFIIAMLLLRYCSRRFCQSSTLLMGGAMIFIVQLIPKELMELATLLEMLGKLGVTAAFCVVYAVTSELFPTVVRNMAMGTCSMTARIGSIVSPFIIYLGNYYRYIPYIVIGSLAVFSGLITLLLPETRGKVLPETLAQMQRIKGLKSSEKQAAVMRTADKSKVIKEVKL from the exons atgatgacctctatatcaaaagctcaagatttctcagttcatgacccctttaatgtgtACAGGCTGAAGGTAAACTACCTGAACTATTGGAGATTGCCAAAGGTGTGCCCCAAGGATCTGTGTTGGGCCCCTTTTAATGACTATTTACATAATCTCGATTATGACATTCAGGATGCTAATCTTCACTTAAAA tgGGACCTGACTTGTGAGAATGAGTACAAAGGCCCTCTGACCTCATCTATATACTTCTTCGGTGTGTTGGTGGGGACCTTTCTTTCAGGACAGATGTCTGACAG GTATGGCAGAAGACCTATACTGTTTGCCATGATGGCCATGCAGACAGTAACCATCCTTATCCAGATGTTTTCTCCAAGCTGGGAAATCTTCACTGCCATCTACTTCTTTGTGGGATTTAGTGGTTTTTCTAATTATGTTGTAGCATATGTCCTAG GCTGTGAAATTCTAAGTCCAGCGAGTCGGGTGGTGTTCGGTTCTCTGGGTATCTTCATGGGATCTGGAATTGGTCAGATGTTCTTTCCTTTAGCAGCTTATTTCATCCGCAGCTGGCGATGGCTGGTGCTCACAAACGCCCTCACTGGACTCCTCTATGTGCCACTGTGGTG GTTTATTCCTGAGTCTCCCAGATGGCTGCTCTCTCAGGGAAGAATAGAGGAGGCTGAGGCCATACTGAGACTCGCAGCTAAAAAGAACAAAGTCACCGCACCTGAGGTCATCTTCACTTCATCTGAG ATTGAGGAAGCAGCAAAGATGAGGaagaaaaaacataatattcTGGATATTCTAAGGAACTGTAATGCTGTTTTAACCATCATGATCTGTTCACTTCTGTG GATGGTCATCACCATGTCTTACTATGCTCTCATTCTCAACACCACAAACCTTCATGGAAACCCGTACCTGAATTATTTCCTGTCTGCGGTGGTGGAGGTCCCAGCTTTCATCATCGCCATGTTGTTGCTCAGATACTGCAGCAGGAGATTCTGTCAGTCGTCCACTCTTCTTATGGGTGGAGCGATGATCTTCATCGTACAGCTCATTCCCAAAG AACTAATGGAGTTGGCGACCTTACTGGAGATGCTGGGAAAACTGGGCGTTACGGCAGCGTTCTGTGTAGTTTATGCCGTGACTTCAGAACTGTTTCCGACCGTGGTGAGAAACATGGCCATGGGAACCTGCTCCATGACAGCTCGCATAGGGAGCATAGTGTCTCCCTTCATCATATACCTGG GTAACTACTATAGATACATTCCTTATATTGTCATTGGAAGCCTGGCAGTGTTTTCTGGCTTAATTACTTTACTGTTACCAGAAACTAGAGGAAAAGTTCTCCCTGAGACCCTCGCTCAGATGCAGCGAATAAAAGG GCTGAAGAGCTCTGAGAAACAGGCTGCAGTGATGAGGACAGCAGATAAAAGTAAAGTCATCAAAGAAGTGAAACTATAA
- the slc22a4 gene encoding solute carrier family 22 member 4 isoform X1, translating to MRDYDDITSFLGTWGPFQLTVFFALAISILPNGFVGLYIVFVGDTPSHECLIPEEYNISAMWREAAIPTVMEDGVLKRSSCSRYKMETLRNFSMLNYIPNVDVNVSEIEMESCVNGWNYSKVIYESTIVTEWDLTCENEYKGPLTSSIYFFGVLVGTFLSGQMSDRYGRRPILFAMMAMQTVTILIQMFSPSWEIFTAIYFFVGFSGFSNYVVAYVLGCEILSPASRVVFGSLGIFMGSGIGQMFFPLAAYFIRSWRWLVLTNALTGLLYVPLWWFIPESPRWLLSQGRIEEAEAILRLAAKKNKVTAPEVIFTSSEIEEAAKMRKKKHNILDILRNCNAVLTIMICSLLWMVITMSYYALILNTTNLHGNPYLNYFLSAVVEVPAFIIAMLLLRYCSRRFCQSSTLLMGGAMIFIVQLIPKELMELATLLEMLGKLGVTAAFCVVYAVTSELFPTVVRNMAMGTCSMTARIGSIVSPFIIYLGNYYRYIPYIVIGSLAVFSGLITLLLPETRGKVLPETLAQMQRIKGLKSSEKQAAVMRTADKSKVIKEVKL from the exons ATGAGGGACTATGATGATATCACATCTTTTCTGGGAACATGGGGTCCGTTCCAGCTGACTGTTTTCTTTGCATTGGCTATAAGTATTCTTCCAAATGGTTTTGTGGGCCTCTACATCGTTTTTGTGGGTGATACGCCATCTCACGAGTGTCTGATCCCTGAGGAGTACAACATCAGTGCCATGTGGAGAGAAGCTGCAATCCCAACGGTGATGGAAGATGGCGTTTTAAAACGCAGTTCCTGCTCCAGATACAAAATGGAAACTCTGAGAAATTTTTCCATGCTTAATTACATCCCAAATGTGGATGTCAATGTCAGCGAGATAGAGATGGAGTCCTGTGTGAATGGCTGGAACTACAGTAAAGTGATTTATGAGTCTACGATAGTGACAGAG tgGGACCTGACTTGTGAGAATGAGTACAAAGGCCCTCTGACCTCATCTATATACTTCTTCGGTGTGTTGGTGGGGACCTTTCTTTCAGGACAGATGTCTGACAG GTATGGCAGAAGACCTATACTGTTTGCCATGATGGCCATGCAGACAGTAACCATCCTTATCCAGATGTTTTCTCCAAGCTGGGAAATCTTCACTGCCATCTACTTCTTTGTGGGATTTAGTGGTTTTTCTAATTATGTTGTAGCATATGTCCTAG GCTGTGAAATTCTAAGTCCAGCGAGTCGGGTGGTGTTCGGTTCTCTGGGTATCTTCATGGGATCTGGAATTGGTCAGATGTTCTTTCCTTTAGCAGCTTATTTCATCCGCAGCTGGCGATGGCTGGTGCTCACAAACGCCCTCACTGGACTCCTCTATGTGCCACTGTGGTG GTTTATTCCTGAGTCTCCCAGATGGCTGCTCTCTCAGGGAAGAATAGAGGAGGCTGAGGCCATACTGAGACTCGCAGCTAAAAAGAACAAAGTCACCGCACCTGAGGTCATCTTCACTTCATCTGAG ATTGAGGAAGCAGCAAAGATGAGGaagaaaaaacataatattcTGGATATTCTAAGGAACTGTAATGCTGTTTTAACCATCATGATCTGTTCACTTCTGTG GATGGTCATCACCATGTCTTACTATGCTCTCATTCTCAACACCACAAACCTTCATGGAAACCCGTACCTGAATTATTTCCTGTCTGCGGTGGTGGAGGTCCCAGCTTTCATCATCGCCATGTTGTTGCTCAGATACTGCAGCAGGAGATTCTGTCAGTCGTCCACTCTTCTTATGGGTGGAGCGATGATCTTCATCGTACAGCTCATTCCCAAAG AACTAATGGAGTTGGCGACCTTACTGGAGATGCTGGGAAAACTGGGCGTTACGGCAGCGTTCTGTGTAGTTTATGCCGTGACTTCAGAACTGTTTCCGACCGTGGTGAGAAACATGGCCATGGGAACCTGCTCCATGACAGCTCGCATAGGGAGCATAGTGTCTCCCTTCATCATATACCTGG GTAACTACTATAGATACATTCCTTATATTGTCATTGGAAGCCTGGCAGTGTTTTCTGGCTTAATTACTTTACTGTTACCAGAAACTAGAGGAAAAGTTCTCCCTGAGACCCTCGCTCAGATGCAGCGAATAAAAGG GCTGAAGAGCTCTGAGAAACAGGCTGCAGTGATGAGGACAGCAGATAAAAGTAAAGTCATCAAAGAAGTGAAACTATAA
- the LOC127503215 gene encoding reticulon-3-B-like, translating to MADPMNSSSSGLNSIVLLKDSNLSVQDWTNEKDHEKTAFILPSLHHPYLSAAQGLVYWQEPKKSALVFGGSMLVLTSLASFSVISVISYLLLALLCVTITFRVYKSVVQAVQKSDEGHPFKVLMERDISISPDTARRYMDIFLVKLNTALIQIRRLVLVEDVVDSLKLAVVMWFLTFVGAVFNGITLLILADIILFCTPLLYERNKTQIDGYLVRVQSQLEEELAKLQDKLPGPLKRRKAE from the exons ATGGCAGATCCGATGAATTCTTCATCCTCAGGTCTAAACTCCATTGTGTTGTTGAAAGACTCCAACTTATCAG TCCAGGACTGGACTAATGAAAAGGACCATGAGAAGACAGCCTTCATCTTGCCATCCCTCCATCATCCATACCTCTCTGCAGCGCAGGGGTTGGTGTATTGGCAGGAGCCGAAGAAGTCAGCGCTAGTGTTCGGAGGCTCGATGCTGGTGCTCACGTCTCTAGCCTCGTTCAGTGTTATCAGTGTCATATCGTACCTGCTGCTCGCCCTGCTCTGTGTCACCATCACTTTCAGAGTCTACAAGTCCGTCGTGCAGGCTGTGCAGAAGTCTGATGAGGGACACCCTTTTAA AGTTTTGATGGAAAGAGACATCAGCATCTCACCGGACACGGCCCGCAGGTACATGGAcatatttttggtgaaattaAACACAGCTCTCATACAGATAAGAAGACTTGTGCTGGTAGAGGATGTGGTGGATTCACTGAAG CTTGCAGTTGTTATGTGGTTTCTGACATTTGTGGGTGCTGTCTTCAATGGTATTACACTTTTAATACTTG CTGATATCATCTTGTTCTGCACTCCTCTGCTGTATGAGAGGAACAAA ACCCAGATTGATGGTTATTTGGTGCGTGTTCAGTCTCAGCTTGAAGAGGAACTGGCAAA ACTGCAAGACAAACTCCCTGGTCCCTTAAAACGGAGAAAAGCGGAATGA
- the galnt10 gene encoding polypeptide N-acetylgalactosaminyltransferase 10, producing MRRKQKRLLQISLLLIVAFLFLPNVGLWSVYLERMFDSSSPDGSGLAHIQRQNGHRQVQNGGVRKRDWHDYAVIKSEAARSGVGEQGRPYPLSDSDRVDQAYRENGFNIFVSNKISLNRSLPDIRHPNCKTKMYAEDLPTTSIIIPFHNEGWSSLLRTVHSVLNRSPPQLIAEIILVDDFSDKEHLKAPLEEYMVRLPKVRILRTKKREGLIRTRLLGAAAAKGDVITFLDSHCEANVNWLPPLLDRIEQNRKTIVCPMIDVIDHDNFGYEMQAGDAMRGAFDWEMYYKRIPIPPQMEKLDPSDPFESPVMAGGLFAVDRKWFWELGGYDTGLEIWGGEQYEISFKVWMCGGRMEDIPCSRVGHIYRKYVPYKVPGGVSLARNLKRVAEVWMDEYAEFIYQRRPEYRHLSAGDVAAQKDLRNRLNCKSFKWFMTEVAWDLPKHYPPVEPPAAAWGELRNVGTGLCMESKHFSSGSPIRLEKCLRERGEPSWSHGQVFTLGWREDIRVGDPLHTKKVCFDAVSHNSPVTLYDCHGMKGNQLWAYRKDKSIYHPISNSCIDSNAAQKKIFMNSCDSTSPSQQWLFGYINATVLDSFNRNHNA from the exons ATGCGACGGAAACAGAAGAGATTACTGCAGATATCGCTGCTGCTCATCGTGGCCTTTCTGTTCTTACCCAACGTTGGCTTATGGTCCGTGTATCTGGAGCGAATGTTTGACAGCAGCTCCCCGGACGGATCCGGGCTCGCGCACATACAG agACAGAACGGACACAGACAAGTGCAGAACGGCGGCGTTCGGAAACGGGACTGGCATGATTATGCGGTTATTAAGAGTGAAGCGGCGCGCTCAG GTGTTGGCGAGCAGGGCAGGCCGTACCCGCTGAGCGACTCAGACCGCGTGGATCAGGCCTACAGAGAGAACGGCTTCAACATATTCGTCAGTAACAAGATCTCCCTCAACAGATCCCTGCCTGATATCAGACACCCAAA ctgtAAGACGAAGATGTATGCCGAAGATCTTCCCACCACCAGCATCATCATCCCCTTCCACAACGAGGGCTGGTCGTCGCTGCTGCGCACCGTTCACAGCGTCCTCAACCGCTCGCCGCCGCAGCTCATCGCGGAGATCATCCTCGTGGACGACTTCAGTGACAAAG AGCATCTGAAGGCCCCTCTGGAGGAGTACATGGTGCGACTGCCCAAGGTGCGGATCCTGCGGACTAAGAAGCGCGAGGGTCTGATCAGGACCAGACTATTGGGCGCTGCGGCGGCAAAGGGTGATGTCATCACGTTTCTGGACTCTCACTGCGAGGCCAACGTCAACTGGCTGCCTCCGTTACTGG ATCGCATCGAGCAGAACCGGAAGACAATCGTGTGTCCTATGATCGATGTGATCGACCACGATAACTTTGGCTATGAGATGCAGGCCGGCGATGCCATGCGAGGAGCTTTTGACTGGGAGATGTACTACAAACGCATCCCTATCCCACCTCAGATGGAGAAATTGGACCCCAGCGACCCTTTCGA GTCTCCTGTGATGGCCGGCGGTCTTTTCGCTGTGGACAGGAAGTGGTTCTGGGAGCTGGGAGGATATGACACGGGACTGGAGATCTGGGGAGGAGAGCAGTATGAGATTTCATTCAAG GTGTGGATGTGTGGAGGCCGCATGGAGGACATTCCCTGCTCTCGAGTGGGTCACATATACAGGAAGTACGTGCCTTATAAAGTGCCGGGAGGAGTGAGTCTCGCCAGG AATCTGAAGCGCGTGGCGGAGGTGTGGATGGACGAGTACGCGGAGTTCATCTACCAGCGGAGGCCCGAGTATCGACACCTCTCGGCTGGAGACGTGGCGGCGCAGAAGGACCTGAGGAACAGGCTGAACTGCAAGAGCTTCAAGTGGTTCATGACGGAGGTGGCGTGGGATCTTCCCAAACACTATCCGCCGGTGGAGCCTCCAGCCGCCGCCTGGGGAGAG CTGCGTAACGTCGGCACCGGTCTCTGCATGGAGAGCAAGCACTTTTCCTCGGGCTCTCCGATCCGTTTGGAGAAATGTCTGAGGGAACGGGGCGAGCCGAGCTGGAGTCACGGTCAG GTCTTCACGCTGGGTTGGAGGGAAGATATACGGGTAGGAGACCCGCTGCACACTAAGAAGGTCTGCTTCGATGCCGTGTCGCACAACAGCCCCGTTACACTCTACGACTGCCACGGGATGAAGGGAAACCAGCTGTGGGCCTACAGGAAG gATAAGAGCATCTATCACCCCATCAGTAACAGCTGCATCGACTCCAATGCTGCACAGAAGAAGATTTTCATGAACTCCTGTGACTCCACGTCACCCAGTCAGCAGTGGCTGTTCGGGTACATTAACGCCACCGTTTTAGACTCTTTCAATCGCAATCATAATGCGTAA